A window of Streptomyces sp. NBC_01241 genomic DNA:
GGCCCGGCGAGCCCGGCTCAGCAATCGCTCGGTGGGCTTCTTCGGTGACGTACTCAGCTATCTGACACGTGGTCAGGCAGTACGTGACCACGTGGCCGACACGATTCGGGCCCTTCCCGACCGGGGGCCCGTGGTCCTGCTCGGGCACAGCCTGGGCGGGATCATCGCTTTCGACCTGCTGGCGACCCAGGCCTCGAACCCTGTCGCGGACATGCTGGTGACAGTAGGTTCGCAAGCGCCGCTGCTGTACGAACTGGACGCGCTGCCGTCCCTTCCCTACGGCACCGGACTGCCCGGCGCGTTCCCCCGCTGGCTCAACGTCCATGACCGCCGCGACCTGCTTTCCTACGTCGCAGCCGAGGCCTTCGGAAATGACCCGCGCATCACCGATGTGGCGGTGGACAACCGCCAGCCGGTATCCGCGGCCCACAGCTCGTATTGGGCCAACGCGCATCTCTACCGGGTCCTGGCCGATGCACTTCCCGGCTGATCGGGGAGCCCTTACCCTGGGCTCCCACCTCGATTCGAACACACGTCACGGTGCAAGAGAGGACGCGCGTGGCCACGGGAGGATTCGATGCCGTACAACACCGGGTCCTGCGTGCGGTGATCAAAGCGCTGGAGGACCCGGCGGGACGGCTCATCAACGACAGCAGCCGGGACCTGTGGCGTCAGATGATCCACCAGCACATTCCTGGCCTGACGCCTGCGAGCTTCACCGTGACACGTCAGGAATTCGTCAGCATCGTGTACAGCTGCGCCACGTTGGACGACGGTATGGACCTCCTGGTGGAGGCCACGTGCCTGGTCACGCCCGCGCTGGAGCCGGCGCTGCTCCTCCTGCTGTCGCAGTGGAAGGCGCGGCTGGCGTTCCCGGGGCCCGACTGGGAGCCACTGCGCCGTGTGCTGGATGTTCCGGTGGCCGATTTTGACGCCCTGGTGGACCGGGCCACCGACGGTCTGGCACGCCTGCCCGAGAACTGCGCCACGCCCTGGGAGGCATTTCTCCATCTTGCCGACCACAACGGGCGCCCCGGCGAGCTGATGCCCGCCATGGCCTTCCTGGAACACCTGTCACTCTGTCCCGAAGTGGCCTCGGGAGTAGGCGAGTTACGTACGTGGAACGACCACTTTGCCGAGCTGTGGAACATGTCGGCGCCGCTGGCCGAACTGCGGGCCGGCCTCAGGGACGGCACCGACCACCGGATCGCCGGTTCCCCTGACGTCCCGCACGCCGGTCGCGGTGGCCCGGCCAGGCCGCTGATCAGGATCTACGTCAAGGTGGAGCCGGACCGTACGCCCCACAGCGGAGCGGGCAGGCGGCGGATGGGCAGGGCACAGCGCTACTACGTCTCCGCCTGTGTCAGATATCCGGATTCGAACGCACTCCAACGAGATCCTCACACCGAGCCGCTGGAATCAGTGACCAGATCTCAACTACCCTACGAGATAGCAAAGTTACTCACTCACATGACGCAGTTGAGCCACTCCCGCGCGGACAACGCCGCCTTGGAGATCTTTCTTCCGGCGGAGCTGCTCACCGAGCCCGTGGAGTGGTGGGACCGTGATCCCTCGCTGGGCTTTCCCAACGCTTTGCTGAGCCGATACCGGGAGATCATGCTGCACAGCCTGGAGCGCGTACAGCGTCCCACCTTCCACAACGCGTGGCGCGCCCGCTGGGCGCACTGGCGGACCGGCGGCGGCCAGGGCCAGATGTACGAATGCGCTCCCGAGGGGCTGACGGACGCCGAGCACCTGGCCCTGCTGGACGCGAAGATCGGGCGGGACGACGACGTGGTCGGCATGGTGCTCAGCAGGCCGCCGCACCGCGAGAGCGAATTGGGCCTGCGCGAGCTGAGTCTCGCCCTGGACCTCGGAGTGCCCATAGTCGTCTACCACCGGGCGGATCCCGCGTCAGCGGTGTTCCGGAGCATTATTCGTGAAAGCTTGGCCAATGAGGGGCTGGCACACCTTCCCGAAAGTGCGCAACAGTGGAAGTCCGACGTTGCCGTCCGTGCCACGGTCGCAGACGAGTCAAGTGCTGTTCGGGAGCAAGACGTTGACGCGATCCGTTCGATGAGCATGATCTGGGACGACCCCGAGCATCTTCTTGAGGGCGGGCAGAACGCTCCCGCCACCTTTGTAGGGGGGACCGAGTGAACGCGGCGGACAACAACGACGGCCGGCTCTACCGGGGCACCGGAGACCCATTACCGGACGAGGCGTACGAGAAACGCACCTGGCCCAAGGGGCCGCCCTGGCGCACCTTCCGCAGCACGGCGACCATGCCTCAGCCACCGGACGACGACGAGGCCGACCGCCGGCTCGGTCCGCCCGGGCGTCGGCGCGTCCCTCGCGCCGAGGAGCTTCGCCTGGTCAACGCCGCGCTCCTGCTCCGCAGGCCCCTGTTGGTCACCGGCCGGCCAGGAGTGGGAAAATCGGGCCTCGCCTACCGGATCGCCCGGGAGCTGCGGCTCGGACGTGTGTTGCACTGGCCCGTCACCAGCCGGACGACGCTGACCTCCGGTCTGTACGAGTACGACGCCATCGGACGCGCGCAGGCCACCCAGGACGCCGCCGAAAGCACCGGACGGCCCAGCATCGGCAACTACGTCCAGCTGGGGCCGCTGGGCACGGGAATGCTCCCCTACCGGCTGCCGCGAGTGGTCCTCATCGACGAGATCGACAAGTGCGACGCCGATCTGCCCAATGACCTTCTGACCCTGTTCGAGGACGCCTGGTTCGAAGTACCACCCCTTGTACGGGTGAAGCAGACGGAATCAACGACCACCGTCCATACGGCTGATCCCGGCCACAGCGCGGTGGTCGAAAACGGAGTGGTCAGGGCTCACGTCTTCCCCGTCGTCGTCATGACCTCGAATGGTGAACGCGAGTTCCCCGAAGCGTTTATGCGGCGCTGTCTGCGGCTCAACATTCCGGACCCCGACGCGGAGACATTGGGAGACCTCGTCTCCGGACATTTCGGAGATCTCCTCGGCGACAGCCAGGACGCGCTGATCCGTGATTTTCTCCGACGGAGCTCCCGGATGGGCGGGCTGGCCGCCGATCAGCTGCTGAATGCCGCGCATTTGGCGACATCGGGCCTCTACCAGCGGGACGGAAGCGACGCCAACGAGTGGCAATCGGTCCTCGCCGCTATTTGGCACCCGCTGGGCGGTGAAGGGGCGGATTCGGGGTGATCGGGGAATCTTCGAGGGCCGGAGGCACTGGTGCGCAGCACCGCCGCGACGGTCCGATGAGCCCGCCTGACGGCGGACCGCTGCCTCTCACCGGTCTGTACCCATGGGAAGTGGCCGACTCGTTATGGCTGGCGGCGAACCATCCTGGGTTGGCCACCGACGAGGACCTGGCGGACACCGGTCGTGAGGACGCCGAGCCATCGGAGCCTGCGCCCGCGCAGCAGGACGACGACCGGGTGACCGAGCCGGAGCAGCCGGATCGGGACGAGGAGCCGCAGCCGGAACAGCAGCGGCCTCCGGGGCCCGAACCGCTGCCGCCTTCCGCACGGGACGACGGACCGCCACCCGTCGCCGGGCCGGGTACGAGGCACACCCTCGCGCCGACGGCCGAACTGCCCGCGGCCTCGCAGCTGCGGACCGCCGTCGGCCCCGGCGCAGGTGACCGCCCCCCGCGCGACCGTCTGAGCCTCGGTCGTGCGCTGCGTCCGCTGCGCTCCTTCGTCGCCTCCGCCCACTCCGACGTCCTGGACGAGTCGGCGACGGCGGAACGGATCGCAGTCGCCCCGCATCTGCCACCGGTGCTCACGCCCGAGCCGGAGCGGCAACGGAGCGCGGTCCTGGTGGTCGACAGTGCCCCGCACATGACCATGTGGCGGCCGGCAGTGAAGCACTTCCGGACGATGCTGAGCCGGTACGGCGGGATGCGCGACGTGAAGATGATGACGCTCGACACCGCTGATGCCGCGCGTGCGCTGCTGCGCGGCCACGGGCAGGCGTCGCACCCGCAGCCGCCGCGCGGCCTCGTCGACCCGACGGCGCGGCAGATCGTTTTCCTGGTGACGGACGGGGTCGCGCCCGCCTGGCGTTCCGGGGCCGCGCAGCGACTGGCCGCCCTCTGGGGGAGGTTCCAGCCCGTGGTGGTGCTCCAGCTGCTGCCACAGCGCCTGTGGCCCAGCACAGGACTCTTTCCCGTACGGGTGAGACTCCGTGCCCAAGGGCCCTGGTCGGTCAATGCGCAGGTGCACTGGGAGCCCGCCGAGCCGCTTGCCGCATCGCTCCCGCGCGATCCCTCCGATCAGGTCGTCCTCGTCCCGGTGCTGGAACTGGGCGCCGAGTGGCTCGGTCCGTGGGCCCGGTTCGTCGCGGGAACCACGCCGCGCTGGGCGGATATGGCGGCGATCCTCACCAGTACCCGGCCGCTGCCGTCTCCCGCGCCGTCACCCGTTCAGGGGCTGACCGCCGCCGAATTGGTTGCGCGGTTCCGCACCAGGGCTTCGGCGGAGGCGTTCGCGCTGGCCACGCGCCTGGCTGCGGTACAGCTGGACCTGGAAACCATGTCCGAGGTGAAGCGGCAGGTCATGCCGCGCGCCTCGCGAGCGCATCTGGCAGAGCTGCTGATCAGCCCATTGGTCGATCCGCTGCCCGGGTGTGACGGGGAATCCTACGTATTCGTTGACGGTGCCCGCGAGGAATTACTCGCTGCAGGCAGCAGAACGGCCACTGCAAGAGCACTGAAAAAGGCGGCAGAGTTTTTGGCCCCGCGCAATGAAGCGGCGCGTGAGTTCCTCGGCTACTTACATGGTTCCAAAGAGTCGCCGCATAGTGAGGAAGCGCTCACGACAGTCGAGTCGACCACGGAGAACCTTCGCTTCCGGCAGGCCGAACATGCGGCGCTGCAGGCGATTTCCGGAAACCATCTCCACCGCGCCCGGCGTCTTGGCGAGCACATCGGGGCCGGCCCGCCGACCACTGCGAACACGCCCGGATCCGAGGCCCGGCGCAACGCTTCGCGGCCTTCTCCCGATGAGACACTCCCCGACGACACCGACAGTACGATCCCCACCCCTGGAGGCCCACAAGTGAGTACGGTCCGCCCCTCGGTAGAGAGCCCGGCCCCGGCACCCCCGGCCGGAGGCGGTGCACGACCGCCCATGCCCGCCGTCTGGGGCAACATGCCGCCGAGGAACCTCGTATTCACCGGACGCGAAGAATTGCTGATCAACCTGGAACGCGGTCTGCAGGACGGCCCCACCGCGGTGCTCCCGCATGCACTGCACGGAATGGGCGGTGTCGGGAAGTCGCAACTCGCACTCGAATACGTATACCGGCACGCCGCCGAATACGAAGTGGTCTGCTGGATCCCGGCAGAACGGCCCACACAAATTCAGCAGGCGTTTGTCGAACTGGCCCGACGACTCCACCTTCCGGTGAGCAGTGAGGCGATTACCGCAGTGCCGGCCGTCCTGGAGGCGCTGCGCATCGGAAGCCCGTACGGTAAATGGCTTCTGGTGTTCGATAATGCCGAAAGTCCGGCGGCGGTGCAGGAATACTTCCCGAGCGCGCCTGCGGGCGGACCGGTAGGCTCCGTAATCGTGACATCGCGTAATCCCCAGTGGAACACCTTGGCCCACCCGTTGGAAGTCGATGTGTTCGAGCGGGAAGAAAGCATCCAGCTGCTCCGGCGGCGCAACCCCGATCTGTCCACCGAGGACGCGGACATGCTCGCCGAGGTCCTCGGCGACCTGCCGCTCGCGGTGGAGCAGGCATCGGCGTGGCGCGCCGAGACCGGCATGCCTCCGGCTGAATATCTGAGGGTGTTCGAAGAAAAGAGCGCTGAGCTGATGGCTGTGTCCCCGCCGACTCAGTACGAGAAGACCGTCGCCACCGCGTGGAACGTCTCCCTCGACCACGTCGAAGGGAAGAACGCCGGGGCCATCCAACTCCTGGAACTCTGCGCCTATTTCGCGCCGGAACCAGTCTCCAGGCAGTTCTTCACCAACGCGGTTTCCGAGCCGATCGCCCCGGAGCTGGACCGGATCTTCACCGACCCGATCCGGCTCAGCCGGGCCATCCGCGAGATCAGCCGCTACTCCCTGGCGAAGATCGACCACCGTACCAACTCGATCCAGATGCACCGGCTGGTCCAGGCGGTGCTCGAAGCGCGCATGGCGGAGGAGCAACGCCGTACATTCCGGCACGGGGCGCACCTGCTCCTCGCGGCGAACGCCCCCAGCGACCCGCGTGCCCCGCAGAACTGGACGCGTTTCGGTGAGCTCTACCCGCATGTCATCGCCTCCCAGGCGTCGCTTTCGCCCAACCGCAATGTGCGCCAGATGGTCTACAACGTCGCGGAATACCTCTTCTACTGGGGCGATCACGAGGCGGCGTTGGACTTCTCCAGCGAGACGTACGAGAACTGGTGCCGGCTCTTCGGCGAGGACGACCAGCAGACGTTGATCCTGGGTCGGCATGTGCGTTACATCATGTGGACGATGGGCCGCTATCCGCAGGCCGCGGCCCTGGGGGAGCGCATGCTCGCCACGCTGGAGGAGGCCGGCCCGGATCTCGAGGAGGAGTACCTGCGCGTCAAGGGCCAGGTGTCCGGTGACCGCAGAGCGCGCGGGGACTTCCGAGGCGCGCTGGAGTTCGACGAGGAGGTCTACGCGCGGGCCGTCAGGTCGTACGGCGACGAGGATCCCGAGACCCTGCTCCATGCCCACAACCTCGCGGTGACCCGGCGCGGCAACGGCCTCTTCCGCGAAGCGCGGGACCTGGACGAGGCGAGCTGGCGCACCAAGGTGCAGATGTTCGGCGCGGACGCGCCCACCACTCTCAACTCGGAGGTCTCACTTACCCTGGACAAGCAGGAACTCGGGGAGTACGCCGCGTCGGAGAAGGCCTGCGAGGACGCGGTCGACACTTTCCGCGGTACGTTCGGCGACCTCCACCCGTCCGCACTGCGGGCGGTGGCGAGGCTCGGGGTGGCGCAGCGCAAGGCGGGCCATCACGAGGCTGCACAGGCCAGCACGGAGATGGCCCGGACCGCGCTCATCGACCGGTACGGCGAGCGCAGCCCCGACGGCCTGCAGGCTTCGCTCAACCTCTCCATCGACCTGCGGCAGAACGGGAAGCTCCAGGAGGCTCTGAAGCTGGGGGAGCGAACCCGGGCGTTGTACGCGGAGGTATTCGGCAAGGACCATCCGCACACCGCCGCGGCCGATGCCAATCTCGCCGTCACGCTGCGGCTGCTCGACCGGGTGGACGAGGCGCGGAAGTTGAACGAGTCGGCACTGACCCGTTTCCGGGCACCACTCGGCGACGCACACCCGCACACATTGATCTGCGCGATCAACCTGGCCAACGATCTCTTCGCCCAGGGAGATGCTGCCGCGGCTCTGGAACTCGACCGGAAGACGACGGCAGCGCTGATCGAGAAGTTCGGCGAATCCCACCCCACTGTGCTCGTGCTGCGTGGCAATACCGCGTCGGACCTGAGGGCGCTGGGCCGTACCGGGGAGGCGGAGGAACTGCACCGGAGTGCTGTGGACGCGATCAACGAGCAGTTGGGACCGGATCACCGGGCCAGTGCTGACACGCTGGCCTGGCGCCGGGCCAATTGCGACGTCGACCCCATGCCGATCTAACAGATGCCGGGCGGACCGGCATCGCCCTGGCCGAGCCAACTGGCCAGGACGATCGGGTCCGGCGTCCGCTGTGACATCCGCCGGGCGGCACCGTGAACGCCCGCGACCATTTCAGGCACCGCCGTCAGGGCCTTGACGGCCTCCGGAGCACGGCCGGCGTCCGCCAGGGCCAGCCCCAGACCCGTCCATGCCCCGGGGCCGGCGGATGCGCTCTGGATGTCCTGTGAGTAGAGGCGCCGCGCAGCGGCGAACTCGGCGCAGGCCCAGAGGACATCGGCCGGCCCGGCCCCGGCGACCCCGAGCACGTGGTCACCCTGGCTGCCGCGCATTTTGTCGAGTGCCGCCGGGTCGGCGAGGCCGACGCGCACCAGCATGGCGCGGGCATCGAGGTGCCGCGCCCCGGATTCCCGGATCTCCGGGTGCGGACGCGGTGGCAGCGCGGGCGGTTGCTTCCGGCCCGCACACCAGGCGGCCGCCAGTCGCCCCACGTCGTCCGGATGAGGCCGCACATGGGCCAGCCTCCACGTCGCCCGGTGATCGGCGGCCATCCGGCGGGCCATCGTCACCTCGGGGCCTTCACCGGTCCGGTCGTGCAGCCGGACGACGGCCCCGAGCAGGTCCTGTAAGGCGTCACGTCCCAGCGCGGTCAGCGCGGGGTCGGTGGCCAGGTCCGGCAAGACGTCGGCCAGCTGGCCGAGCCACAGGGCACTTTCGAAGCGGGCGAGGCTGCTGACGTGTCCGGTGAGCTGCACGGCGCAAGCACCCCAGAACCGCGCTACCGCCGTGAAGGCGTAGGCGCCCTGCAGCATTCCCCCGAGCGGTCGGGGGTC
This region includes:
- a CDS encoding effector-associated domain 2-containing protein, producing the protein MATGGFDAVQHRVLRAVIKALEDPAGRLINDSSRDLWRQMIHQHIPGLTPASFTVTRQEFVSIVYSCATLDDGMDLLVEATCLVTPALEPALLLLLSQWKARLAFPGPDWEPLRRVLDVPVADFDALVDRATDGLARLPENCATPWEAFLHLADHNGRPGELMPAMAFLEHLSLCPEVASGVGELRTWNDHFAELWNMSAPLAELRAGLRDGTDHRIAGSPDVPHAGRGGPARPLIRIYVKVEPDRTPHSGAGRRRMGRAQRYYVSACVRYPDSNALQRDPHTEPLESVTRSQLPYEIAKLLTHMTQLSHSRADNAALEIFLPAELLTEPVEWWDRDPSLGFPNALLSRYREIMLHSLERVQRPTFHNAWRARWAHWRTGGGQGQMYECAPEGLTDAEHLALLDAKIGRDDDVVGMVLSRPPHRESELGLRELSLALDLGVPIVVYHRADPASAVFRSIIRESLANEGLAHLPESAQQWKSDVAVRATVADESSAVREQDVDAIRSMSMIWDDPEHLLEGGQNAPATFVGGTE
- the fxsT gene encoding FxSxx-COOH system tetratricopeptide repeat protein, which produces MSPPDGGPLPLTGLYPWEVADSLWLAANHPGLATDEDLADTGREDAEPSEPAPAQQDDDRVTEPEQPDRDEEPQPEQQRPPGPEPLPPSARDDGPPPVAGPGTRHTLAPTAELPAASQLRTAVGPGAGDRPPRDRLSLGRALRPLRSFVASAHSDVLDESATAERIAVAPHLPPVLTPEPERQRSAVLVVDSAPHMTMWRPAVKHFRTMLSRYGGMRDVKMMTLDTADAARALLRGHGQASHPQPPRGLVDPTARQIVFLVTDGVAPAWRSGAAQRLAALWGRFQPVVVLQLLPQRLWPSTGLFPVRVRLRAQGPWSVNAQVHWEPAEPLAASLPRDPSDQVVLVPVLELGAEWLGPWARFVAGTTPRWADMAAILTSTRPLPSPAPSPVQGLTAAELVARFRTRASAEAFALATRLAAVQLDLETMSEVKRQVMPRASRAHLAELLISPLVDPLPGCDGESYVFVDGAREELLAAGSRTATARALKKAAEFLAPRNEAAREFLGYLHGSKESPHSEEALTTVESTTENLRFRQAEHAALQAISGNHLHRARRLGEHIGAGPPTTANTPGSEARRNASRPSPDETLPDDTDSTIPTPGGPQVSTVRPSVESPAPAPPAGGGARPPMPAVWGNMPPRNLVFTGREELLINLERGLQDGPTAVLPHALHGMGGVGKSQLALEYVYRHAAEYEVVCWIPAERPTQIQQAFVELARRLHLPVSSEAITAVPAVLEALRIGSPYGKWLLVFDNAESPAAVQEYFPSAPAGGPVGSVIVTSRNPQWNTLAHPLEVDVFEREESIQLLRRRNPDLSTEDADMLAEVLGDLPLAVEQASAWRAETGMPPAEYLRVFEEKSAELMAVSPPTQYEKTVATAWNVSLDHVEGKNAGAIQLLELCAYFAPEPVSRQFFTNAVSEPIAPELDRIFTDPIRLSRAIREISRYSLAKIDHRTNSIQMHRLVQAVLEARMAEEQRRTFRHGAHLLLAANAPSDPRAPQNWTRFGELYPHVIASQASLSPNRNVRQMVYNVAEYLFYWGDHEAALDFSSETYENWCRLFGEDDQQTLILGRHVRYIMWTMGRYPQAAALGERMLATLEEAGPDLEEEYLRVKGQVSGDRRARGDFRGALEFDEEVYARAVRSYGDEDPETLLHAHNLAVTRRGNGLFREARDLDEASWRTKVQMFGADAPTTLNSEVSLTLDKQELGEYAASEKACEDAVDTFRGTFGDLHPSALRAVARLGVAQRKAGHHEAAQASTEMARTALIDRYGERSPDGLQASLNLSIDLRQNGKLQEALKLGERTRALYAEVFGKDHPHTAAADANLAVTLRLLDRVDEARKLNESALTRFRAPLGDAHPHTLICAINLANDLFAQGDAAAALELDRKTTAALIEKFGESHPTVLVLRGNTASDLRALGRTGEAEELHRSAVDAINEQLGPDHRASADTLAWRRANCDVDPMPI
- a CDS encoding AAA family ATPase, with protein sequence MNAADNNDGRLYRGTGDPLPDEAYEKRTWPKGPPWRTFRSTATMPQPPDDDEADRRLGPPGRRRVPRAEELRLVNAALLLRRPLLVTGRPGVGKSGLAYRIARELRLGRVLHWPVTSRTTLTSGLYEYDAIGRAQATQDAAESTGRPSIGNYVQLGPLGTGMLPYRLPRVVLIDEIDKCDADLPNDLLTLFEDAWFEVPPLVRVKQTESTTTVHTADPGHSAVVENGVVRAHVFPVVVMTSNGEREFPEAFMRRCLRLNIPDPDAETLGDLVSGHFGDLLGDSQDALIRDFLRRSSRMGGLAADQLLNAAHLATSGLYQRDGSDANEWQSVLAAIWHPLGGEGADSG